A stretch of the Persephonella sp. genome encodes the following:
- a CDS encoding PEGA domain-containing protein — protein MKKALSVFLFLIAAIFLASCEGKGKLVIKEPPNADVYINGKHVGKTPLEIELKEGKYTVEVATSPFDMERKKDVWVYFDHITELSFKPTPKGLLVIDTKPQGAIVLEGRNPIGKTPFKDKIDVGEHEIVLKLGSVGTSRKVNIQYGKETKLFVDMEHAVLHFKAEPSDAILYIDGKKIGQFPQTVKLDEGIHKITVKKDGYVDSFVLKLKKGDEFTVKYTLQPVQLPPIQAYGPVDFTPDHKYLVTLGKAGIYFWDIKEFKPQISLYDPKDVRNFDKFINYGISENGQYVAGIKPIRKLAYALPSELKDKKVDKILVWNMKTTFPVMSKMYPMESVIIAISKDNTKVYYVTKDGKIKIADLKTGALKGEKDIGHQPACGKYAAGKIYIGTKDGYVIAFDTSSDNIEKAEKVHSQEITSLTASRDKQNIVTSSLDGTVNILGLDLSIVKKIEAGYPVYSAALSTKKDEIALGKGDKSVEVRDINTGKTLYTIENLVFVPRSMVFANEEVLIVASLMDNPHIDIFRNGHLMKKWIQTVQ, from the coding sequence ATGAAAAAAGCCCTATCCGTTTTTTTGTTTTTGATAGCCGCAATTTTCCTTGCATCATGCGAAGGAAAAGGAAAACTTGTTATTAAAGAACCTCCAAATGCAGATGTTTACATTAATGGAAAACATGTTGGCAAAACACCTCTGGAAATTGAACTAAAAGAAGGTAAATACACTGTAGAAGTTGCTACCTCTCCATTTGATATGGAAAGGAAAAAGGATGTATGGGTTTATTTTGACCATATAACAGAACTTTCTTTCAAACCAACACCAAAAGGATTACTTGTTATAGATACTAAACCTCAAGGAGCAATCGTTTTAGAGGGTAGAAACCCTATAGGAAAAACACCTTTCAAAGATAAAATAGATGTTGGGGAACACGAAATTGTTCTTAAATTAGGTTCAGTAGGAACCTCCAGAAAAGTTAATATCCAATACGGTAAAGAAACAAAACTTTTTGTTGATATGGAACATGCTGTTCTCCACTTTAAAGCCGAGCCTTCAGATGCAATTTTATACATAGATGGCAAAAAAATAGGCCAGTTTCCACAAACAGTTAAACTGGACGAAGGAATTCATAAAATAACAGTCAAAAAAGATGGTTATGTAGATTCCTTTGTGCTGAAACTTAAGAAAGGTGATGAGTTTACAGTAAAATACACATTACAACCTGTTCAGCTTCCACCTATACAGGCATATGGACCTGTTGACTTTACACCGGACCATAAATATCTGGTTACACTTGGGAAAGCAGGAATATACTTCTGGGATATTAAGGAGTTTAAACCTCAAATTTCTTTATATGATCCAAAAGACGTAAGAAACTTTGATAAATTCATCAACTACGGTATATCTGAAAATGGACAGTATGTTGCAGGTATTAAACCGATTAGGAAACTGGCTTATGCACTTCCATCTGAACTGAAAGACAAAAAAGTTGACAAAATCCTTGTATGGAATATGAAGACCACCTTCCCTGTTATGTCTAAAATGTATCCAATGGAATCTGTAATAATTGCAATTAGTAAAGACAATACAAAAGTTTATTACGTAACAAAAGATGGAAAAATAAAAATTGCTGACCTGAAAACAGGTGCTTTAAAAGGAGAAAAAGATATAGGACATCAGCCTGCATGTGGAAAATATGCTGCTGGAAAAATATATATTGGAACGAAAGATGGATATGTTATAGCGTTTGATACAAGCTCAGACAATATAGAAAAAGCAGAAAAAGTTCATTCTCAAGAAATTACATCTTTAACAGCCAGCAGAGACAAACAAAATATAGTTACTTCATCCCTTGATGGAACAGTAAACATCCTTGGTTTAGACTTATCTATAGTTAAAAAGATAGAGGCAGGATATCCAGTTTATTCTGCAGCACTTTCAACTAAAAAAGATGAGATCGCCCTTGGAAAAGGTGATAAATCTGTTGAAGTTAGAGATATAAATACAGGTAAAACCCTTTATACAATTGAAAATCTTGTATTTGTCCCAAGGTCTATGGTGTTTGCAAATGAGGAAGTTCTGATTGTGGCTTCTTTAATGGATAATCCTCATATTGATATATTCAGAAACGGTCACCTGATGAAAAAATGGATACAAACTGTTCAATAG